A part of Chlorocebus sabaeus isolate Y175 chromosome 4, mChlSab1.0.hap1, whole genome shotgun sequence genomic DNA contains:
- the BASP1 gene encoding brain acid soluble protein 1: MGGKLSKKKKGYNVNDEKAKDKDKKAEGAATEEEGTPKESEPQAAAEPAEAKEGKEKPDQDAEGKAEEKEGEKDAAAAKEEAPKAEPEKTEGAAEAKAEPPKAPEQEQAAPGPAAGGEAPKAAEAAAAPAESAAPAAGEEPSKEEGEPKKTEAPAAPAAQETKSDGAPASDSKPGSSEAAPSSKETPAATEAPSSTPKAQAPAASAEEPKPVEAPAANSDQTVAVKE, translated from the coding sequence ATGGGAGGCAAGCTCAGCAAGAAGAAGAAGGGCTACAATGTGAACGACGAGAAAGCCAAGGACAAAGACAAGAAGGCTGAGGGCGCGGCGACGGAAGAGGAGGGGACCCCGAAGGAGAGCGAGCCCCAGGCGGCCGCGGAGCCCgccgaggccaaggagggcaaggAGAAGCCCGACCAGGACGCCGAGGGCAAGGCCGAGGAGAAGGAGGGCGAGAAGGACGCGGCGGCCGCCAAGGAGGAGGCCCCGAAGGCGGAGCCCGAGAAGACGGAGGGCGCGGCGGAGGCCAAGGCTGAGCCCCCGAAGGCGCCCGAGCAGGAGCAGGCGGCCCCCGGCCCCGCTGCGGGCGGCGAGGCCCCCAAAGCTGCCGAGGCCGCCGCGGCCCCGGCCGAGAGCGCGGCCCCTGCTGCCGGGGAGGAGCCCAGCAAGGAGGAAGGGGAACCCAAAAAGACTGAGGCGCCCGCAGCTCCTGCCGCCCAGGAGACCAAAAGTGACGGGGCCCCCGCTTCAGACTCAAAACCCGGCAGCTCGGAGGCTGCCCCCTCTTCCAAGGAGACCCCCGCAGCCACGGAAGCGCCTAGTTCCACACCCAAGGCCCAGGCCCCCGCAGCCTCCGCAGAAGAGCCCAAGCCGGTGGAGGCCCCGGCAGCTAATTCCGATCAAACCGTAGCCGTGAAAGAGTGA